GCAGGCAAACCTTCAAAGGGAATATGTTTAGAAGCAAGCTTTATCCAATTCACTATTCTCTCATCATTTTTAAATTTATCTAATAAAAGTCTATCAATAAAATGAATATCTTCTTCATCTCCGCTTAAAGCGACCCAACGAAAAGGTCCTATGCCTTGACAAAATAAATCCCTTAAAAAAGCTTCTGTAAATATAGGAATATCAAAAGCATTCTCAACACCTGATTTTTTAGCCTGAGTACGGATCAAATTCCCATTATCAAAAACCACGCTACCGCGTTTTTGAAATTCAAGCATAGCCAAAACATGTCTTTTTATGCAAGCTAAATTTTGAGCTTCAAGCTCTTTAGGATTTTGTTCTCTTAGTTTTTGAATTTCATCCAAACTATAACCATAGGGAATATAGCCATAGATTAAATCATGTGCACTTGTTTGATCTGTTACTATATCAGGAATGATACCTTTTTTTAATATAGCAGGATAAGCTTCACTAGCATTTGCTAATAAACCCACAGATAAAGCCTCTCCTTTTTCTTTAGCCTCTAAAACCGCATCTAAAGCCTCTTGTAAATTTGTAAAATATTTTTGCAAATAACCATTATTTGTCCTTTTTATGAGCTTAGTCTCATCACAATCTATCAATAAGGTTGCAGCTTGAGCCATAAAACCTGCAAGACCTTGAGATCCACCCATTCCACCACATCCCGCTGTAAGGATAAAGCGATGCTTAAGAGTATTATTAAAATACTTTCTTGCTATTTGCATAAAAATTTCATAAGTTCCTTGTATAACTCCTTGAGAGCCTATATATTGCCAATCTCCAGCAGTTAACCCTCCCCAACAAATCAAATTCTTTTTTTCAAGTTCATAAAAATAGTGCGCATGAGCCCATTGACCCAATATATTACAATTTGCCATTAACACCAAGGGGGCATTTTTATGTGTTTTTATAATGCCTATGGGTTTACCACTTTGTATAATCAAACTTTCATCTTCTTGCAAATTTTCTAAAGCTTTTGTAATAATTTTATAAGATTTTTCATCCCTACAAGCTTTTCCTAAAGCAGCATAAACAATATAGTTTGCCCTATCTTCTGCAACAGCTAGAACGTTTTCTAACATTCTAAGTAAACCCTCAGCCCTCCAAGATTTTGCTCTCATATCAAACTCCTAAAGCATAATCAGCTATTTTAATATTTAAAGTTTTTTCTACTTTATCATATACAGATTTATCTTTTATAGAAGAACTTAAAGGAATTAGATTTTTATTGATATTAAAAATATAAATTTCATCTCCCTTTTTAATATGCC
The window above is part of the Campylobacter coli genome. Proteins encoded here:
- a CDS encoding urocanate hydratase; the protein is MRAKSWRAEGLLRMLENVLAVAEDRANYIVYAALGKACRDEKSYKIITKALENLQEDESLIIQSGKPIGIIKTHKNAPLVLMANCNILGQWAHAHYFYELEKKNLICWGGLTAGDWQYIGSQGVIQGTYEIFMQIARKYFNNTLKHRFILTAGCGGMGGSQGLAGFMAQAATLLIDCDETKLIKRTNNGYLQKYFTNLQEALDAVLEAKEKGEALSVGLLANASEAYPAILKKGIIPDIVTDQTSAHDLIYGYIPYGYSLDEIQKLREQNPKELEAQNLACIKRHVLAMLEFQKRGSVVFDNGNLIRTQAKKSGVENAFDIPIFTEAFLRDLFCQGIGPFRWVALSGDEEDIHFIDRLLLDKFKNDERIVNWIKLASKHIPFEGLPARIAWLGHGQRSKLALEVNDLVKNKKLKAPIAFTRDHLDAGAMAHPHIMTQNMKDGSDAISDWPLLNALITSSSGADLVAIHSGGGGYSGFMTSAGVTIIADGSEEASERIKNTMDNDTASGIFRYADAGYELAKESVIRHKLNYLWS